In Mercenaria mercenaria strain notata unplaced genomic scaffold, MADL_Memer_1 contig_2778, whole genome shotgun sequence, the following proteins share a genomic window:
- the LOC128552407 gene encoding uncharacterized protein LOC128552407, giving the protein MSFKRLNQNIFDTFNSYGVEFCSSDDTNIDRKVLEYENSPQVDYQSAYRKLCKTSENELGKLENKNKQLSEEIRKTRNEMKEQLDNEKETSKKVEERMHQCKEENTELAAKMKVLEKRLSELEANKISARNIIEELKRDKERLEGNLKDLKEHRPVSIQLYYQVKGDMTSKMLDALKSMLVTQMGVERNELQFIVCQNELDVNPELPLLVFCISASRLGTDASTVLQNLNVSAKVSVLIFHHKDIHALPNQSSERVLTGPEFKALGGIFDIAFLSDKGIYPCDMNQTAAVGIESFLRTQS; this is encoded by the exons ATGTCATTCAAGAGACTCAACCAGAATATTTTCGATACATTCAATAGCTATGGAGTAGAGTTTTGCTCGTCAGATGATACGAACATAGATCGAAAAGTGTTAGAATATGAAAATTCTCCTCAAGTGGATTATCAAAGTGCGTATAGAAAGCTTTGCAAAACTTCAGAAAACGAACTTGGAAAGCTAGAGAATAAAAACAAGCAATTGTCAGAAGAAATACgaaaaacaagaaatgaaatgaaagaacaGCTAGACAATGAAAAAGAAACTTCAAAAAAGGTAGAAGAAAGAATGCACCAATGCAAAGAGGAAAACACGGAATTGGCAGCAAAAATGAAGGTTTTAGAGAAAAGGTTGTCAGAATTAGAAGCAAATAAGATTTCTGCAAGAAACATAATTGAAGAACTTAAAAGGGATAAAGAAAGGCTGGAAGGAAATTTGAAGGATCTAAAAGAGCATCGGCCAG TTTCTATTCAGCTTTATTACCAAGTCAAAGGAGATATGACATCTAAAATGTTGGATGCATTAAAATCTATGTTGGTCACACAGATGGGTGTGGAGAGAAACGAACTACAATTTATTGTTTGTCAGAATGAGCTGGACGTGAACCCCGAACTTCCTCTACTGGTATTCTGCATTAGTGCAAGCAGACTTGGAACTGATGCCAGCACTGTTTTACAGAACTTAAAcg TGTCGGCAAAGGTTTCGGTGTTGATATTCCATCACAAAGACATCCATGCATTACCGAACCAGTCCAGTGAACGGGTCTTGACTGGACCCGAGTTTAAAGCACTTGGGGGCATATTTGATATTGCTTTTCTATCAGATAAAGGAATATATCCGTGCGACATGAATCAAACTGCCGCCGTTGGCATCGAAAGTTTTCTGAGGACACAGAGCTGA